The genomic window CAAAGGCGGGGGCCTAAATTTTAATGGGGAGGTAGTCACTGTGGATGTTTCAGACATCGAGGAATTAAAAAAAGAAGCCTTCAAGATAGAAGACGAAATGGCAGGTGAAATAGAAGGAATCAGCGACTTCATATTTAACCATCCGGAGCTGGGCGGAGAAGAATTTGAATCATCAAAATTTCTGGCTAATCTTCTCTCCAATTACGGATTTGAAGTAGTCTATCCTTACCTTAATATACCTACGGCTTTCAGGGCTGAAATTGGCACACAGGATCGTCCTGCCTTTGCTTTTCTTGCCGAATATGACGCCCTCCCCGGCATGGGTGACGACGGAAGTCCCGCCCATGCCTGCGGCCACAACTGGATTTCCGCCACCTCCGTGGGAGCAGGTCTTGTCCTCGGGCGGATTAAAGAAAAACTTCCGGGCCGGATAGTAGTTTTTGGCACTCCCGCCGAGGAGACTTTGGGATACAAGGTTAATATGGTGGAAAAGGGGGCTTTTGAGACAATAGATGCGGCCTTCCAGTTGCACCTGGAAAATAACAATCTTTTAAATACATCAGCCCTGGCCATGGATGCATTGGAATTTGAATTTACCGGCAAAGCAGCCCATGCTGCATCTTTCCCCCACGAGGGTATTAACGCCCTGGATGCGGTAAATCTCACATTTGCAGGGATAAACGCCCTGAGGCAGCACGTCACCTCCGATGTTCGTATTCATGGGATCATAACCAAAGGCGGTGAGGCGCCAAATATTGTGCCCGATTATTGCGCCTGCAGGTTTTATGTCAGAGCCAACCGCCGACATTATTTAAACAAGGTAAGTGAAAGAATAATAAACTGTGCCCGGGGGGCAGCATTTATGACAGGGGCTAAACTGACGGTAAACCGCTTCGAAAACCCTTTGGATGACCTTGTAATAAACCCTGTCTTACGGAAGATAGGTGAGCAAAATCTCAGGATGGCAGGTTTCGACGACTTCAAGGAAATTGATGAATTTCCGGGTTCATCAGATATCGGCAATGTCAGCCACGTGGTACCCACCGTCTATGGCTATATAGATATCGGACCAAAGGTGGAAGTGCATGAGCGTGAATTTGTAAAATATGCCAATGGACCAGATGCAAAAATAAGGCTGCACAAAGCCGTTAAGGGTATGGTCGGCACAACTATAGATGTACTTTTACAACCCGGGCTGTTGGAAGAAATTAAAAAAGCCTTCGCCCTGTCCGTTAAAAAAAGTTAGGATGATTGTGATATAATAAATATAAATTCTTTTATGGTTTGAGGGAGGCGACATTTTTGAGTATAAGATATAACTTATACATCACCTTCCCTTCTATTCATGATGTCCTTGCCATGGAGAAGGCTTTGAAAAGTGTCAGAGATACCAGCATACGGTTTGAAATTGTACCGACGCCCCAATCATTAACAAAAAGCTGCAGTTCCTGCATAAAAACCGATGAACAAAATAAAGGGGCAATCCTGGAGATTGCCCGCAAAACACATATCCCTGTGACAGGTGTTTATTTAATGGAAGATAAGTTCAGTTAAGCTGCACACAGGTATTATATTTTTCCCGCATCTCTTCCCGGCGGCATGCATTATATACATAGTCGGCCAGGTCCAGCACCCTCATGGTATAGCCGTACTCGTTGTCGTACCAGGCCAGAACTTTAACTATCATGTCATCGATGACCATGGTAGAAATTCCGTCTATAATGGATGAATGAGGATTTTTGAGAAAGTCGGTGGAAACCAGGGGTTCCTCCGTATAGTCAAGGATTCCCTTTAATCTTCCCCGGCTGGCCTCCTTGAACATGTTATTTACCTCTTCTTTAGAAGTAGGCCTCTCCACATTGGCCACGAAGTCTATGATGGATACCGCCGGGGTGGGGACTCTGAAGGCGCATCCGTTGAGCTTTCCAGAAAGGTGGGGCATCACCTGTCCTATGGCCTTTGCCGCTCCGGTGGTAGTGGGTATGATGGACATGGCGGCCCCCCTGGCCCGCCTCAAATCTTTATGGGGTTTATCCATCAGCTGCTGGTCGGCGGTGTAGGCATGGACGGTGGTCAGGGAACCGTTTATAATCCTGAGGTTTTCATCCAGCACCCTTACCACCGGTGCGAGACAGTTAGTGGTGCAGGATGCCGCCGAGATTATGTAATCTCTCTCTGGTACAAAATCACCTTCATTGACACCCATCACAAGGGTCTTATCGGCTTCTTCCGCCGGTGCCGTTATGATCACCCTCTTTGCTCCGGCTTTTATATGCTTTATTGCATCGGCTTTTTTCTTCAATTTTCCTGTAGATTCTATAACTATGTCGACCCCCAGCTCTGCCCAGGGCATATTCTCGGGATTTTTTTCCGAGAAAAACGGGATGGGTTTGCCATTTATGATAATGGTATCGTCCGAGGCATCCACACTGCCCGGAAAAATACCGTATACCGAGTCATATTTGAAAAGATGCGCATGAGCCCTTGGCCCGCTGGTGCTGTTAATGGCCACTACATCCATGTCATTTTTCCTGTTTTCCAGCCAGATTCTGAGAGCGTTCTTACCTATCCTGCCAAATCCATTGATAGCGACTTTTAATTTCATAAAAGTTCTCCTCCCCGATAAATTGTTACGGTATGTATTATAGCACATTATATTGAATTATGCTATACTAATTACTTATTTTTAACATAATATATATCTCTTTTTTAAATTTTATCAAAAAATCAATTGTGGTGTAAAAATGGAACTTTTTTTGTTTTTTTTCGTCTATATAAGTGAGACAAACTTTCCAGAAGTTTTCAGCTCCGAGGGGAAGGATTTGCGGTTTAAGTTGCGAATAGTATAATAGTCCGGGGGATCTCAAAAAGGAGGGATAATAAAATACGGGCTTACACCGCCTATCATCGTTGCCGCTGTCGCTGCTTGAACTATAAAATATAATAACGCTACCACATATGGAGGGAAATACATGTTACATAAAAAGAAGTTTTTGTGCCCCTGGAAAAGCAGGTTTTTACCTATTTTCCTGGCAGTTTTGATTATGCTGGGTAGTTTCCCGGTTTTCGCCCAGGAAATATCTCTCTATGAGGAATCTCAAAACTTTCCTGTAACAAGGGGAGTGACTTACGAGGGTAAAACCCTTTTTACATCCCTGGGATGGCAAAAGATTCACATTCTGAAAGTGGACCTCTCTTCGGAAAATATTGACATTGATTCTCTTCTGCCGGGAAAGGGCCTCTCGCAAAGGGAAGCTCTCAGCAAGATGGTGCAGGAGAACAATGCCGTAGCGGGTATAAATGGCGATTTCTTTATCATGGCCACACCTTCCGCTCCCATAGGAGCCCAGGTGAAAGACGGCAGGCTGGTATCATCGCCTTCCAACCGCAAGGACATGGCAGCTTTTGGGCTAACCATGGATAAATTGCCTGAGATTCTCCGGATGGAGTTTTCGGGAAAAGTTGAAGCTCCCGATGGAACCACCTTCGATATCGGAGGAATCAACAAAATTGGAGATGGTTACGGTAAAATACATATATATACCCCGGATTTCGGAACCGTAACTCCCGCAGTTTCCAATACTGTTTCTGATCTCACTTTCGCCATTGTAAGAAACAACAGGATAGTAAATATTATAGACGGAAAAACCGCCGATATCCCTGAAGACGGTCTGGTGCTGGCTGCCGGGGGAGACGGGGCCAACTTCCTTAAAAGCCGTTTTAGCACTGGAGACACCATAAAGCTGCACCTCAATATGACTCCGGATATTTCAAACTTAAAGATGGCCCTGGGCGGCGGCGCGGTTCTGGTGGAAAACGGAGCGGTTCCTGCCAGTTTTTCCCATGATATTCCCGGCAGTAATCCCCGGACCGCTGTCGGATTTTCTGCCGACAAAAAGACTATGTTTCTGGTGGTGGTAGACGGTCGCCAGGCCGAAAGCCGCGGTATGACCCAGAAGGAAATGGCGGAACTCATGGTGAAGCTCGGGGCTTCTTTTGCCCTGAATCTTGACGGGGGCGGCTCCTCCACCATGGTGGTGCGCCCTCTGGGAGAAAAGCAGCCTCAGGTGATAAATAGCGTTTCAGGTGGAGTGCAAAGGTTAATAACCAACGGCATAGGCATCTTTTCCAGAGCATCCGCCGGAAATGTCTATGGTCTCAAGATAGTGGCCGATTCCTTTAACATCCCCAGAGGGGGGCACCGGACCTTCGAAATGCGGGCCTACGATAAAAATTACAACCCTCTGGATATAGACGTAAGCAGCGTGAAGTGGAGCGTCTCCAACAACCTCGGCACCTTCAAAAATAATGTGTTTTTCGCCGTAAAATCCGGTTACGGCCAGGTGACGGCCACCCTGGGGAGCATTAAGGCCACCCAGGAGATAAAGGTGCTCTCCGACGGGGCCGCGCTTTCGGTGAGTCCCGGAAAAGTTCAGATAAATAATGGGGCAAAAAAGGCCTTTGATGTCACCATAATCGATAAGGAAGGATATAAGGCGCCTGTGGAACCCTTTGATGTAAAATGGGAAGTAATGGGCAATATCGGAAGCTTTAACAATGGAGAATTTGTAGCCGGTGAAAACCCTGGAAGCGGCGCCATCATCGCCGGTTTTTCAGGTTTAAAAGCCGGAGCTCTGGTACTGGTGGGCATGGGCGAAAAGATTCTGGATGACTTTGAAAAACCCGATGGCAGGGAATTTTCTTCATATCCATCCACTACAGGGGGGGCCTTCTCCATCGTGACACAGCCGGAACCGGTAAATAGCGGCACATCTTCCGGAAAACTTGCCTATGAATTCCCGGTCGGGAATAGCACCAGGGCAGCTTATGTAAACTTTGGCAGCAATGGTCTTCCCCTACCTGTGGGAACCGTCAAGCTCTCGCTTATGGTCTACGGCCAGGCCCGCGGTCACTGGCTCCGGGGTACGGTGACAGATGCTGATGGAAACGAATACAATATTGATTTTTCAAAGGATGTAAACTGGCAGGGGTGGAAGAAGGTGGAAGCTGAGCTTCCCGATGGCAAGCAGCCCTTCAGCTTGAAACGCATATACCTGGTGGAAATAGATCCCAGCGACAGTGATTCCGGAGCCATATATCTGGATAATCTTGCGGCAGCGGTGGCCGGAAAATACGATAGCTCGCTCCTACCGCCGCCATCTCCATGGTTTGATACGGCAAACACTTCTTCAAAAACCGGAAATATTGTCATAGGCGCTTTTGGGAGTTTAGCCATGGATTCCAGCCCTGAAAGCCAGAAAATGGCGAGTCTTATAGCGTCTTTAACAAATCAATACAGACCTAAAATGAATTTAATAGCAGGCCAGACATCTATAAACAGCAAAATATCATCCAACAGTCCGCTGGCAGCTTTCATAAAAAATATGAAAACTGCAGGTACGGGTTATAAAACTTTAGCGGATAATGAAGCCTTCTTCATCTTCCTGGATTCCTCCAGAGGAAGTCTGAGGCTTACGGATTACAACCAGTGGATAAAGCTCAGGCAGGATTTGAATGCACTACCGATATCCAAAACAGTATTCATAGCCATAGATAGAGCGCCCGAAACTTTTTCAGATTCCCTGGAAGGCAACCTGCTGAAAAAAATACTTTCAGACTATGTAAAAAATAAAAACCTCAACATCTGGATGCTTTACGGCGGGGCCGAACGTTTCGGTGCCAGAATGGAAAACGGTGTGCATTATGTTTCACTGCCCGGAACCAATGCAAAAGAACCGTCTGTGACCATTTTCAACATTGGAAGGGGCCAGGTATACTACAAGGTAGTGCCGGTAGTAGAAAAAATAGTATCCGAAACCCCGGCCGTAAAAAGGGTCTTGCTGCCGATCTGAAGATATATGGTATATCTCCTGGAGGACAGAAGGTCCTTCTATCTTACCCCTATGCCGTAGAATGGAAGCTTTCCAGCAGCAAACTGGGCACTTTTGATTCGAGGGAACTTGTATTCAAGGCAGCCAGCACCGGCACTCTGAACTTCACCGTCAAAACTGCGGGAATTTCCTCCGCATTCAACCTGACTGTGGTGGATATGACTGTAAAAGTCAACGGCAAGGAGATTTCCTTCCCGGACCAGCAGCCTTATCTCAATAAAGACGGGCGCACCATGGTGCCGGTAAGGTTTATATCCGAAAGCCTGGGGGCGAAAGTCAGCTGGGATGAAAAGACAAAGACAGTAACTATAACGGGCAAAGACAGAGCAGGTGAAAGCAGAACCGTTAAATTGAAGATCGGAGAAAACAAGGCCGTTATAAACGGCAAGGCAGTAACCTTCGACACAAGAGCCGAGTTCAAAAACGGCAGGACCATGGTGCCCCTGAGGTTCGTGAGCGAAGTCCTGGGCGCAAAGGTAACATGGGACCAAAATACAAAGACCGTCGATATCAATGAATAATTTTCCATTTAAAATTGGCGGGCCATTTCTGCCCGCCAATCTTTTTCCCTCGCGCTAGCTTTTTACAATTCCACTAGCTCATAATCCCCGCTGCCCATGCCCAGCTTCTCACCGTATTCGAGCTGGATGAGTCCGTTGGTCTTAGGGTGAACGGCTTTGAATTTATCCTCTCCAGGCGCAAGGCCGCTGTTTGCGTCACCCAGGGCGCTGGCGGCAAGCCCCGCCTGGCTGTTTACCAAATCAAAACTGGCTTTATCAATGGCGACAGGGTCGAAGGATGCCAGTATGCCTACATCAGGCACCAGCGGGGCATCACTCCAGGGAGTGCAGTCGCACAGGGGTGTTATGTTCATTACAAAGTTTATAAAGGCTATCTTGTTTTCTTTCTTGGTCTTGTAAGCCCCATAAGCATATTCCGTCATACGTTCGGTAAAGGCATCCATGTCGGTTTCCCACTGGGGTTTTATGACCCGATAATAGCACATGGATATGCACTCACCGCAGCCTATACATTTCTCGGGGTCTATGTAGGCGACTCCATCCACCATAGATATGGCCTGTTCGGGGCAATTTCTTAAGCACGACTGGCATGCCCGGCAATTTTCTCCTACCACAGGTTTTAACGTTGAATGCTGCTGCTGTTTTCCGGCGGCCGGTGCGCAGCCCATGGCAAGATTTTT from Biomaibacter acetigenes includes these protein-coding regions:
- the gap gene encoding type I glyceraldehyde-3-phosphate dehydrogenase translates to MKLKVAINGFGRIGKNALRIWLENRKNDMDVVAINSTSGPRAHAHLFKYDSVYGIFPGSVDASDDTIIINGKPIPFFSEKNPENMPWAELGVDIVIESTGKLKKKADAIKHIKAGAKRVIITAPAEEADKTLVMGVNEGDFVPERDYIISAASCTTNCLAPVVRVLDENLRIINGSLTTVHAYTADQQLMDKPHKDLRRARGAAMSIIPTTTGAAKAIGQVMPHLSGKLNGCAFRVPTPAVSIIDFVANVERPTSKEEVNNMFKEASRGRLKGILDYTEEPLVSTDFLKNPHSSIIDGISTMVIDDMIVKVLAWYDNEYGYTMRVLDLADYVYNACRREEMREKYNTCVQLN
- a CDS encoding copper amine oxidase N-terminal domain-containing protein, with protein sequence MTVKVNGKEISFPDQQPYLNKDGRTMVPVRFISESLGAKVSWDEKTKTVTITGKDRAGESRTVKLKIGENKAVINGKAVTFDTRAEFKNGRTMVPLRFVSEVLGAKVTWDQNTKTVDINE
- a CDS encoding M20 family metallopeptidase, yielding MDVSDIEELKKEAFKIEDEMAGEIEGISDFIFNHPELGGEEFESSKFLANLLSNYGFEVVYPYLNIPTAFRAEIGTQDRPAFAFLAEYDALPGMGDDGSPAHACGHNWISATSVGAGLVLGRIKEKLPGRIVVFGTPAEETLGYKVNMVEKGAFETIDAAFQLHLENNNLLNTSALAMDALEFEFTGKAAHAASFPHEGINALDAVNLTFAGINALRQHVTSDVRIHGIITKGGEAPNIVPDYCACRFYVRANRRHYLNKVSERIINCARGAAFMTGAKLTVNRFENPLDDLVINPVLRKIGEQNLRMAGFDDFKEIDEFPGSSDIGNVSHVVPTVYGYIDIGPKVEVHEREFVKYANGPDAKIRLHKAVKGMVGTTIDVLLQPGLLEEIKKAFALSVKKS
- a CDS encoding DUF362 domain-containing protein; translated protein: MKSKVYFYNMRAKRRSENIINKVGRLFDAAGFKNAISKDDLVAVKIHFGEKGNNAYINPIYVRQVVDKIKSCGGKPFLTDSNTLYKGARSNAVDHLVTAIENGFAYAVVNAPLVIADGIVSKDSMEVEIRKKHFESVKISSNIYYADAMIVMSHFKAHEVAGFGGAIKNLAMGCAPAAGKQQQHSTLKPVVGENCRACQSCLRNCPEQAISMVDGVAYIDPEKCIGCGECISMCYYRVIKPQWETDMDAFTERMTEYAYGAYKTKKENKIAFINFVMNITPLCDCTPWSDAPLVPDVGILASFDPVAIDKASFDLVNSQAGLAASALGDANSGLAPGEDKFKAVHPKTNGLIQLEYGEKLGMGSGDYELVEL
- a CDS encoding DUF3343 domain-containing protein, with amino-acid sequence MSIRYNLYITFPSIHDVLAMEKALKSVRDTSIRFEIVPTPQSLTKSCSSCIKTDEQNKGAILEIARKTHIPVTGVYLMEDKFS
- a CDS encoding phosphodiester glycosidase family protein: MLHKKKFLCPWKSRFLPIFLAVLIMLGSFPVFAQEISLYEESQNFPVTRGVTYEGKTLFTSLGWQKIHILKVDLSSENIDIDSLLPGKGLSQREALSKMVQENNAVAGINGDFFIMATPSAPIGAQVKDGRLVSSPSNRKDMAAFGLTMDKLPEILRMEFSGKVEAPDGTTFDIGGINKIGDGYGKIHIYTPDFGTVTPAVSNTVSDLTFAIVRNNRIVNIIDGKTADIPEDGLVLAAGGDGANFLKSRFSTGDTIKLHLNMTPDISNLKMALGGGAVLVENGAVPASFSHDIPGSNPRTAVGFSADKKTMFLVVVDGRQAESRGMTQKEMAELMVKLGASFALNLDGGGSSTMVVRPLGEKQPQVINSVSGGVQRLITNGIGIFSRASAGNVYGLKIVADSFNIPRGGHRTFEMRAYDKNYNPLDIDVSSVKWSVSNNLGTFKNNVFFAVKSGYGQVTATLGSIKATQEIKVLSDGAALSVSPGKVQINNGAKKAFDVTIIDKEGYKAPVEPFDVKWEVMGNIGSFNNGEFVAGENPGSGAIIAGFSGLKAGALVLVGMGEKILDDFEKPDGREFSSYPSTTGGAFSIVTQPEPVNSGTSSGKLAYEFPVGNSTRAAYVNFGSNGLPLPVGTVKLSLMVYGQARGHWLRGTVTDADGNEYNIDFSKDVNWQGWKKVEAELPDGKQPFSLKRIYLVEIDPSDSDSGAIYLDNLAAAVAGKYDSSLLPPPSPWFDTANTSSKTGNIVIGAFGSLAMDSSPESQKMASLIASLTNQYRPKMNLIAGQTSINSKISSNSPLAAFIKNMKTAGTGYKTLADNEAFFIFLDSSRGSLRLTDYNQWIKLRQDLNALPISKTVFIAIDRAPETFSDSLEGNLLKKILSDYVKNKNLNIWMLYGGAERFGARMENGVHYVSLPGTNAKEPSVTIFNIGRGQVYYKVVPVVEKIVSETPAVKRVLLPI